The Thermoflavifilum sp. genome contains a region encoding:
- a CDS encoding ComF family protein, with product MFSFLHEMMNALLPVRCAGCGKEITYISRQWLCYDCLSSLPATDYHLVELNPMFQLFMHHQEVKFATACYFFHHQGILQRIIHQIKYHHHQQLGTYMGERMAWMLQRQLVTVDYILPVPLHPRKQRQRGFNQAALLADAMGSCLQIPVVHHLLKRKLFTESQTRKNRQARQENVQQAFQLHANTDIFTGKHLLLIDDVVTTGATLNACVDTLSAIPRVQISIATLAIATT from the coding sequence ATGTTTTCCTTCCTGCATGAAATGATGAATGCATTGCTTCCTGTACGCTGTGCAGGATGCGGAAAAGAAATCACCTATATCTCCCGGCAATGGCTGTGTTATGATTGCCTGTCGTCCTTACCCGCCACAGATTATCATCTGGTGGAGCTCAATCCCATGTTTCAATTGTTCATGCATCATCAGGAAGTGAAATTTGCCACAGCCTGTTATTTTTTTCATCATCAAGGCATCTTACAACGCATCATCCATCAAATCAAATATCACCATCACCAACAATTAGGAACATATATGGGCGAACGGATGGCCTGGATGCTCCAAAGACAACTCGTTACGGTTGACTATATCCTGCCCGTGCCGTTACATCCCCGCAAACAAAGGCAACGTGGATTCAACCAGGCCGCCTTGCTGGCCGATGCGATGGGGAGTTGTTTGCAAATACCCGTAGTTCATCATCTGCTCAAAAGAAAGCTGTTTACGGAATCACAAACCCGTAAAAACAGGCAAGCCCGCCAGGAAAATGTGCAACAGGCTTTTCAGCTTCATGCAAATACCGATATCTTTACCGGAAAACATCTTCTTTTGATCGATGATGTAGTCACCACAGGCGCCACGTTGAATGCTTGCGTGGACACGCTTTCCGCGATTCCCCGGGTGCAGATCAGCATCGCCACACTGGCCATTGCCACAACATAA
- a CDS encoding TonB-dependent receptor: MKHSIHFILIFVIYHSLAHAQQMFKGYVVNAFSREPVAGAVIHAASGKAIAIADLRGQFSLPAVVDSITISCVGYQTVHLVHLPANGIIYLTPEVTILRETVVSASREGEQRSTVPAAISVISSRMIAQTHAITLDQLLNQVSGVYMVDLGNEQHTMAIRQPIGYRNVYLYLENGIPIRTVGDFNHNALIEMNSAAVKHIEIIRGPGSSLYGSDAIGGVINFITRTPAVIPTGSVSIEGSSIGYKRFSADVSGTARGWGIGLAGYYANQHDTYHQHNDFHKLALTLRADRVLNTHSKWTNELTWVNYYSDMNGGLDSLDFYQKNYASYYTFNYRKVSAVRYTSSLYYEQDTHSSGFVSAYYHDNDVEQNPSYRIKRTSDPLKASGEINDNIFHTFGLLSQHSWQLRPEQLQVIAGLNGEYSPFQYHANYIQIQKNQAGYYISYTPTDSLLSDYRAGIYTYAAYVQLKWQPVSHLYLVGGLRGDGISYHFVNNLPPSAYTGAPSSTNSFGHITPKIGLNYSFSSNLGGYLNFSQGFAPPDITDLYNGVKVPYLKPATYQNYEAGLWWSFWKDKILWQADVYRMTGTHEIISVRQDDGSYQNANAGKTLHYGVEYAFTCNPVSDIQFKWNGTWARHRFIQYQINGKDYSHHEMNAAPHLLYYAELSYRPAFLKQSHIAFSCEHVGKYYIDPANTQIYGGYTLLNIRLGYQWQRLSMWLHVWNVMNTIYATTVDYASYGNTYRAGIPRTWQLGLGYDFSRRVQASL; the protein is encoded by the coding sequence ATGAAACACAGCATACACTTCATACTCATATTTGTAATTTATCATTCGCTTGCACATGCCCAGCAAATGTTTAAAGGATATGTTGTCAATGCATTTTCTCGCGAACCTGTAGCCGGTGCGGTAATTCATGCAGCTTCGGGTAAGGCCATTGCTATAGCCGATTTGCGAGGACAGTTCTCTCTTCCCGCAGTTGTTGACAGTATTACTATTTCATGTGTAGGATATCAAACCGTGCATCTGGTGCATCTGCCTGCAAATGGAATCATTTACCTGACACCGGAAGTAACGATTTTGCGGGAGACCGTGGTTTCGGCCAGCCGGGAAGGGGAGCAAAGATCTACGGTGCCGGCAGCCATCAGTGTGATTTCTTCCCGCATGATTGCCCAGACACATGCCATCACACTCGATCAACTGCTTAATCAGGTAAGTGGCGTGTATATGGTCGATCTGGGCAATGAACAGCATACGATGGCCATTCGTCAACCCATCGGCTACAGAAACGTGTATCTGTACCTGGAAAATGGCATTCCTATCAGAACGGTCGGCGATTTTAATCACAACGCCCTGATTGAAATGAATTCTGCGGCGGTGAAACATATCGAAATCATCCGTGGGCCGGGTTCATCGCTGTATGGAAGTGATGCCATCGGTGGTGTAATCAACTTTATCACACGCACGCCGGCTGTTATACCTACCGGAAGTGTTTCCATCGAAGGCAGCTCCATAGGCTACAAGCGATTCAGTGCCGATGTTTCGGGTACCGCACGAGGATGGGGAATAGGATTGGCCGGATATTATGCGAATCAACATGATACTTATCATCAGCACAATGATTTTCATAAACTGGCCTTAACCCTGCGTGCCGATCGGGTATTGAATACGCACAGCAAATGGACCAATGAACTCACCTGGGTAAATTATTACTCGGATATGAATGGTGGGCTGGATAGCCTGGATTTTTATCAAAAAAACTATGCGAGTTATTACACGTTTAATTATCGCAAGGTGAGCGCTGTGCGTTATACCAGCAGTTTGTATTATGAGCAGGATACCCATTCCAGCGGATTCGTTTCAGCTTATTATCATGATAATGATGTGGAGCAGAATCCCAGTTATCGCATTAAGCGAACTTCCGATCCACTGAAGGCTTCGGGTGAGATTAACGATAATATCTTTCATACATTTGGATTATTATCACAACATTCCTGGCAGTTACGGCCTGAACAATTACAGGTTATCGCTGGATTAAATGGCGAATACAGTCCTTTTCAATATCATGCCAACTATATCCAGATTCAGAAAAATCAGGCAGGTTATTACATCAGTTATACGCCAACCGATTCGTTATTAAGTGATTATCGGGCCGGCATTTATACCTATGCGGCTTATGTACAGCTGAAATGGCAACCGGTGTCTCACCTGTATCTGGTGGGTGGTTTGCGAGGCGATGGTATCAGCTATCATTTCGTGAATAATTTACCACCCTCGGCCTATACCGGCGCACCTTCCAGCACAAACAGTTTTGGACATATTACACCGAAGATTGGACTTAACTATTCGTTTTCATCAAATCTGGGTGGGTACCTGAATTTCAGTCAGGGCTTCGCACCGCCCGATATTACCGATTTATATAACGGCGTGAAAGTGCCTTATCTGAAACCGGCCACCTATCAGAATTATGAAGCTGGCCTGTGGTGGAGTTTCTGGAAGGATAAAATATTATGGCAGGCAGATGTTTACCGGATGACGGGAACGCATGAAATCATCAGCGTGAGGCAGGATGATGGCTCTTATCAAAATGCCAACGCAGGAAAGACGCTTCATTATGGTGTAGAATATGCATTTACCTGTAATCCCGTTTCGGATATTCAATTCAAGTGGAATGGCACATGGGCCCGGCATCGGTTTATTCAATATCAAATAAACGGTAAAGATTACAGTCATCATGAGATGAATGCCGCACCACACTTGCTGTATTATGCAGAGCTGAGTTATCGTCCAGCATTTTTGAAACAGAGCCATATTGCATTCTCCTGTGAGCATGTGGGTAAATATTATATTGATCCGGCCAATACCCAGATTTACGGGGGCTATACCTTGTTGAATATTCGATTAGGTTATCAATGGCAAAGACTTTCCATGTGGTTGCATGTTTGGAACGTGATGAATACCATTTATGCGACTACCGTCGATTATGCAAGTTATGGAAATACGTATCGTGCGGGTATTCCGCGCACCTGGCAGCTGGGCCTGGGTTATGATTTTTCCAGACGTGTACAAGCTTCATTGTAA
- the rpsI gene encoding 30S ribosomal protein S9, with protein sequence MEKQLIQVGRRKEAVARVVIRKGTGQITVNEKPFATYFPVLYLQHQVTLPLKTIEALDQFDVVVNVQGGGKKGQAEAIKLGIARALCELNPEFRPLLKKAGLLTRDPRAVERKKPGKKKARRSFQFSKR encoded by the coding sequence ATGGAAAAGCAACTCATCCAGGTTGGTCGTCGTAAGGAAGCTGTTGCCCGCGTGGTCATCCGCAAGGGTACCGGCCAGATCACGGTCAATGAAAAGCCATTTGCCACCTATTTCCCAGTACTTTACCTGCAGCATCAGGTGACCTTACCCTTGAAAACCATTGAAGCACTTGATCAATTTGATGTGGTGGTAAATGTGCAGGGTGGTGGGAAAAAAGGACAGGCCGAAGCCATTAAGTTAGGCATTGCCCGCGCATTATGCGAGCTGAATCCGGAATTCAGACCGCTGTTGAAAAAAGCAGGTTTGCTTACGCGTGATCCCCGGGCAGTGGAACGTAAGAAGCCGGGCAAGAAAAAAGCGCGTCGGAGCTTCCAGTTCTCCAAACGATAA
- the rpsB gene encoding 30S ribosomal protein S2 → MEESAVSLQQQLLEAGVHFGHLRKKWNPKMLPYIFAEKKGIHIIDLNKTTECLQEAAAALKSIAKSGKKILFVATKKQAKDIVAEAAQKVNMPYVTERWLGGMLTNFATIRRSVKKMQSIEKMLTDGTLDSVTKKERLRLQREKEKMEKVLGGVAQMARLPAAVFIVDITHEAIALAEARRLNITTFGVVDTNADPTKVDFPIPANDDATKSIAIITHYVTAAIAEGLAERASEKEELHEDEEAHEHTTTRELSVDVDEEEAPRPVRGAKPAAPKRRVPLAGGGGRRPAQKR, encoded by the coding sequence ATGGAAGAATCAGCAGTATCCTTGCAGCAGCAGCTTTTAGAGGCCGGGGTTCATTTCGGACACCTCCGTAAGAAATGGAATCCCAAAATGCTTCCCTATATCTTCGCTGAGAAAAAGGGCATTCATATCATCGATTTAAACAAAACCACTGAATGCCTTCAGGAAGCTGCAGCTGCGCTGAAATCCATCGCTAAAAGCGGAAAGAAAATTTTGTTTGTAGCTACCAAAAAACAGGCAAAAGATATCGTAGCCGAAGCGGCACAGAAAGTAAACATGCCTTATGTTACCGAACGCTGGCTGGGAGGCATGCTTACCAACTTTGCCACCATTCGCAGGAGCGTGAAGAAAATGCAGAGCATTGAAAAAATGCTCACGGATGGAACGCTCGATAGCGTAACCAAAAAAGAAAGATTAAGGCTACAGCGGGAGAAAGAAAAAATGGAAAAAGTGCTGGGGGGCGTAGCACAGATGGCCCGTCTGCCGGCAGCCGTATTCATTGTTGACATTACCCATGAGGCCATTGCCCTTGCCGAAGCGCGTCGGTTAAACATCACCACTTTCGGTGTGGTGGATACAAACGCCGATCCCACCAAGGTTGATTTCCCGATTCCAGCCAACGACGATGCAACCAAGTCCATTGCCATTATCACCCACTATGTTACCGCTGCAATTGCAGAGGGACTGGCCGAACGAGCAAGTGAAAAAGAAGAGCTGCATGAAGATGAAGAGGCGCATGAACATACCACTACACGCGAGTTGAGTGTAGATGTGGATGAAGAGGAAGCGCCACGGCCCGTACGTGGAGCCAAACCTGCGGCTCCTAAACGTCGGGTACCCCTGGCAGGAGGTGGAGGTCGCAGACCGGCCCAGAAACGTTAA
- a CDS encoding RNA polymerase sigma factor: MTEKEYNACVDLYADGLYRFVVKNLKQEETARDLVQVSFERLWQNHRKVTFDKAKSYLFTVAYHAMIDHLRLSKFRNHVSLHPEAFAQSPQTDWEVKFIIEKALNEMDQAQKMLIMLKDYEGYRYEEIAEITGLSLVQVKVYLHRARKALKQVLEKYFVS, from the coding sequence ATGACGGAAAAAGAATATAATGCCTGCGTGGATCTGTATGCTGATGGGCTGTATCGTTTTGTGGTGAAAAACCTGAAACAGGAAGAAACTGCACGCGATCTGGTGCAGGTAAGTTTTGAGAGGCTCTGGCAAAATCACAGGAAGGTAACATTTGATAAAGCGAAATCTTATTTATTTACCGTAGCCTATCATGCCATGATAGATCACCTGCGCTTATCGAAATTTCGCAATCATGTGTCGCTTCATCCCGAAGCTTTTGCGCAATCACCGCAGACCGACTGGGAAGTAAAGTTTATTATTGAAAAAGCATTGAATGAAATGGATCAAGCACAAAAAATGTTGATTATGTTGAAGGATTATGAAGGCTATCGGTATGAAGAAATAGCTGAGATCACCGGTTTGAGTTTGGTTCAGGTGAAAGTGTATTTGCATCGTGCAAGGAAAGCACTTAAGCAGGTGCTGGAAAAATATTTCGTCTCTTAA
- the rplM gene encoding 50S ribosomal protein L13: MEKNSFRTISANAATVQHRWYVVDATNQTLGRLCSQIAAILRGKHKPYFTPHVDCGDYVIVINADKVALTGRKWKTKAYISFTGYPGGQKKESAISLLHRRPEALIERAVKGMLPKNRLGRKLFRKLFVYAGPEHPHHAQKPEPIQLSTK; encoded by the coding sequence ATGGAAAAAAATAGTTTCAGGACGATATCAGCCAATGCTGCCACGGTACAGCATCGCTGGTATGTGGTAGATGCCACCAATCAAACTTTAGGCAGGCTTTGTTCACAGATTGCAGCCATCCTCAGGGGGAAGCATAAACCCTATTTTACACCCCATGTGGATTGCGGCGATTATGTCATTGTAATCAATGCCGACAAGGTAGCCCTAACCGGCAGGAAATGGAAAACCAAAGCATACATCAGTTTCACGGGCTATCCGGGTGGCCAGAAAAAAGAATCGGCCATCAGTTTGCTTCACCGCAGACCGGAAGCGCTGATTGAAAGAGCCGTGAAAGGGATGTTACCCAAAAACAGGCTGGGGCGGAAGCTATTTCGGAAATTATTTGTTTACGCTGGCCCCGAACATCCGCACCATGCTCAAAAACCAGAACCCATTCAGTTATCAACTAAATAA
- the radA gene encoding DNA repair protein RadA: protein MAKPKVAFFCQHCGYESPKWLGKCPSCGQWNSFAEEIVAPASRPSASTRKSTSPVSLELVRTAEENRIRIPDEELNRALGGGLVQGSLILLAGEPGIGKSTLLLQMALQLQQLQILYITGEESEQQIRMRADRLGLTHPTFYLLAETDMQAIMKVVHQLQPNLVLVDSIQTLTTPLLGSPAGSVGQIRACAAIWQEYAKASHTPVILVGHITKDGLIAGPKVLEHIVDTVLQFEGDRQYVYRLLRTVKNRFGASFELGVYEMADRGLKPVSQPSALFLHQKEEVFSGSAVSATLEGIRPLLVEVQALVTPALYGTPQRTVSGLDLRRLQLLLAVLEKRGGFHLHTQDVFLNIVGGLHIEDPALDLAVVAALLSSYEDVSISPATCFAGEIGLSGEIRAVSRPAQRIAEAARLGFQRIFLSRYNQDIPSRPEIDVVLVGKVEELYQRLFQ, encoded by the coding sequence ATGGCCAAACCAAAAGTAGCTTTTTTCTGCCAGCATTGTGGATATGAGAGCCCGAAATGGCTGGGCAAATGTCCTTCCTGTGGACAATGGAATAGTTTTGCAGAAGAAATCGTTGCTCCTGCAAGCCGCCCATCTGCATCAACGCGTAAATCTACTTCACCCGTCTCACTGGAGCTGGTACGTACAGCCGAGGAAAATCGCATACGGATTCCGGATGAAGAATTAAATCGTGCATTGGGTGGTGGACTGGTGCAAGGAAGTTTAATATTGCTGGCCGGTGAACCCGGTATTGGAAAATCAACGCTGTTGCTGCAAATGGCCCTGCAGCTGCAACAACTGCAGATTCTATACATCACGGGCGAAGAAAGCGAACAGCAAATTCGCATGCGTGCCGATAGGCTCGGGCTTACCCATCCTACCTTTTACTTACTGGCGGAAACAGACATGCAGGCGATCATGAAAGTGGTGCATCAATTACAGCCCAACCTGGTTCTGGTGGATTCTATACAAACGTTGACCACCCCCTTGCTGGGCTCTCCTGCAGGCAGTGTGGGGCAAATTCGAGCATGTGCCGCTATCTGGCAGGAATATGCCAAAGCCAGCCATACGCCGGTAATCCTGGTGGGACATATCACCAAAGACGGTCTGATCGCCGGACCTAAAGTGCTGGAGCACATCGTCGATACTGTATTACAGTTTGAAGGAGACAGGCAATATGTGTATCGTTTGCTACGCACGGTAAAAAACCGATTCGGGGCTTCGTTCGAGCTTGGGGTATATGAAATGGCCGATCGGGGATTGAAGCCGGTGAGCCAGCCTTCTGCCCTGTTTTTGCATCAAAAGGAAGAAGTGTTCAGTGGAAGCGCTGTGTCTGCAACACTGGAAGGCATTCGTCCGTTACTGGTTGAAGTGCAGGCACTGGTTACACCTGCGTTGTACGGTACGCCACAACGAACGGTGAGTGGACTCGATCTCCGGAGATTGCAGCTGCTACTGGCCGTGCTCGAAAAACGCGGAGGATTTCATCTACATACCCAGGATGTATTTCTGAATATTGTGGGCGGATTGCATATCGAAGATCCAGCACTCGACCTGGCCGTGGTGGCGGCGTTATTATCTTCGTATGAAGATGTAAGTATTTCTCCGGCCACTTGCTTTGCCGGCGAAATTGGTCTCAGCGGTGAAATACGTGCCGTCAGTCGACCGGCCCAACGAATAGCCGAAGCAGCTCGTCTGGGTTTTCAGCGCATTTTCCTTTCTCGTTACAATCAGGATATTCCATCTCGTCCCGAAATTGACGTGGTGCTCGTTGGCAAGGTGGAGGAGCTTTATCAACGCCTGTTTCAGTAA
- a CDS encoding zinc metallopeptidase, with the protein MAGWFLLMILVAGAGLLISLQLRSKFNTYSKVPLQAGLTGKEVAEKMLHDNGIYDVQVISVEGMLTDHYNPMNKTVNLSPDVYHGSSVAAAAVAAHECGHAVQHARAYSMLMLRSQLVPVVQFSAGIVNWILLAGILTFRFFPQLLLIGIILFAVITLFALITLPVEFDASRRGLAWLTSAHITTPAEYEKARDALWWAAMTYVVAAINSLITLFYYISIFLGGRNRN; encoded by the coding sequence ATGGCTGGATGGTTTCTCTTAATGATACTGGTGGCAGGCGCCGGGTTGCTTATTAGCCTGCAATTGCGCAGTAAGTTCAATACATACAGCAAGGTACCTTTGCAGGCAGGGCTTACCGGTAAGGAGGTAGCCGAAAAAATGTTACACGACAACGGTATTTACGATGTGCAGGTTATTTCGGTAGAAGGTATGCTCACGGATCATTACAACCCGATGAATAAGACGGTAAACTTGAGTCCTGACGTGTATCATGGCAGTAGTGTGGCTGCAGCCGCTGTAGCAGCTCATGAATGCGGGCATGCCGTACAACACGCCCGGGCATATAGCATGCTGATGTTACGTTCTCAGCTTGTGCCCGTGGTACAATTCAGCGCCGGCATCGTAAACTGGATTTTGCTGGCGGGTATTCTCACCTTTCGATTTTTCCCGCAGCTGTTGCTGATTGGCATCATCCTTTTCGCGGTGATTACCCTTTTTGCTTTGATTACACTTCCCGTAGAATTTGATGCTTCGCGCAGGGGGCTGGCCTGGCTTACATCGGCTCATATTACCACTCCTGCAGAATATGAAAAAGCCCGGGATGCCCTGTGGTGGGCGGCTATGACCTATGTGGTCGCGGCGATTAATTCGCTGATCACCTTATTTTATTACATCAGCATTTTTCTGGGCGGACGTAACCGAAATTAA
- the kbl gene encoding glycine C-acetyltransferase produces the protein MDTTFLKRLQQEIDELRTAGLYKQERIIESPQDAVIRVNGREVINFCANNYLGLANHPRVREAARKAIDERGYGLSSVRFICGTQDIHKTLERKLSEFLGTEDTILYAACFDANGGVFEPLLNEQDAVISDELNHASIIDGIRLCKARRYRYRHNDMADLERQLQEAADARTRLIATDGCFSMDGTIAQLDKIVELAERYQAVVMVDDSHATGFLGQTGRGTHEYRGVIGKIDLITGTLGKALGGASGGFTSGRKEIIELLRQRSRPYLFSNTLAPAVVGASIAVIDMLSETSALRDKLMENTRYFRENMTAAGFDIKPGEHPIVPVMLYDAVLAQRFAEELLKLDIYVIGFFYPVVPKDQARIRVQLSAAHERQHLDKAIDAFTRVGKQLGVLK, from the coding sequence ATGGACACTACATTTTTGAAACGCCTGCAACAGGAAATCGATGAGCTGCGTACGGCGGGCCTGTACAAACAGGAACGCATCATTGAATCGCCGCAGGACGCGGTGATCCGGGTCAATGGCCGCGAGGTCATCAATTTTTGCGCAAACAATTATCTCGGGCTGGCCAATCATCCGCGTGTCAGGGAAGCCGCCAGGAAAGCCATTGACGAGCGGGGATATGGATTGAGCAGCGTGCGTTTCATATGTGGTACGCAGGATATCCACAAAACGCTGGAGCGCAAGCTCAGCGAATTTCTCGGCACGGAAGATACCATTCTTTACGCCGCCTGCTTCGATGCCAACGGCGGTGTATTCGAACCCCTGTTGAACGAACAGGATGCCGTGATTTCCGATGAACTCAATCATGCTTCCATCATCGACGGGATTCGCCTGTGCAAGGCCCGGCGCTACCGATATCGACATAATGATATGGCCGATCTGGAACGTCAGCTGCAGGAAGCTGCTGATGCGCGTACCCGGCTGATTGCCACTGATGGCTGCTTCAGCATGGATGGTACCATCGCACAGCTGGATAAAATTGTGGAGCTGGCCGAGCGCTATCAGGCCGTCGTGATGGTCGACGATAGCCATGCCACCGGCTTTCTGGGGCAAACCGGCCGGGGCACGCATGAATATCGCGGGGTCATCGGCAAAATAGACCTGATCACCGGCACGCTGGGCAAGGCCCTGGGCGGGGCTTCCGGCGGCTTCACCAGCGGCAGAAAGGAAATCATCGAGTTGTTGCGCCAGCGCTCCCGTCCTTATCTATTCTCCAATACCCTGGCGCCGGCCGTGGTAGGCGCTTCCATAGCCGTAATCGATATGCTCAGCGAAACATCGGCCCTGCGCGACAAATTGATGGAAAACACCCGTTACTTCCGCGAGAACATGACGGCAGCCGGCTTTGACATTAAACCGGGTGAACACCCCATCGTGCCCGTGATGCTCTACGATGCTGTGCTGGCCCAGCGCTTTGCCGAGGAACTGTTGAAGCTGGATATCTACGTCATCGGATTCTTTTACCCGGTGGTGCCTAAGGATCAGGCGCGCATCCGCGTACAGCTCAGTGCGGCTCATGAGCGCCAGCACCTGGATAAGGCCATCGATGCGTTTACCCGCGTGGGTAAACAGCTGGGCGTGTTGAAATAA
- a CDS encoding exo-alpha-sialidase translates to MKICFYLWIALELIFWTSCSQQQRTFEYVFKQDGWNFSCPYLTSDARGHLLLTWAGADTSGKQSQLWMARFNINSFRLQDKFPVAHTAGVYPHGENLPKLACTEDGFWVLAFGTVAHRSSNPYAGEIQYVYSTDAGRHWSAAQPLVTDSSSHDQRYFALGVAEGENQPASKSISIIWMDDRLKTRPEGSTLFFARISPSGNVSDSKPIAYQLCPCCRTAMLIDTHQVIHIAYRQILSDSIRDIMYMASYDQGKTFTQPQRVSVDNWVIRACPHSGPDMAVNAQGLHVVWYTLSHGQGIFYTHTVASPATEKHVAFAARQQVSGFNMSAKHAQIAALPDGRLVIAWDEFPLHSTTAHQRIGMQLRTADGKWIKTWYIADPGCDLQFPVLFPLGGDRVAIAYTCQQGRRSMVVCRSLFVGK, encoded by the coding sequence ATGAAAATATGTTTTTATTTATGGATTGCACTGGAATTGATTTTCTGGACATCGTGTAGTCAACAGCAGCGCACATTTGAATATGTATTTAAGCAGGATGGATGGAATTTTTCCTGTCCGTATCTCACTTCTGATGCAAGGGGGCATCTGTTGCTCACCTGGGCGGGTGCCGATACTTCCGGCAAGCAATCTCAGCTATGGATGGCGAGGTTTAATATCAACTCCTTTCGGCTGCAGGACAAGTTTCCCGTTGCGCATACCGCAGGCGTGTATCCGCATGGAGAAAATTTACCTAAACTGGCCTGTACTGAAGACGGATTCTGGGTGCTGGCATTTGGTACGGTTGCGCATCGTTCATCGAATCCTTATGCGGGTGAAATTCAATATGTGTATAGTACGGATGCTGGCAGGCACTGGTCGGCCGCTCAACCCCTGGTTACCGATAGCAGTAGCCATGATCAGCGGTACTTTGCGCTTGGTGTAGCTGAAGGTGAAAATCAACCGGCATCAAAAAGCATATCCATCATCTGGATGGATGATCGGCTGAAGACCCGACCGGAAGGCTCTACATTGTTTTTTGCGAGGATATCTCCATCGGGAAATGTTTCGGATAGCAAGCCCATTGCTTATCAGCTCTGCCCCTGCTGTCGTACGGCGATGCTTATCGATACACACCAGGTGATACATATTGCATACAGGCAAATCCTTTCGGATAGCATTCGCGATATCATGTATATGGCTTCGTATGATCAGGGTAAAACTTTTACGCAGCCACAGCGGGTGAGTGTTGACAACTGGGTCATACGTGCATGTCCACACAGTGGGCCTGATATGGCCGTCAATGCACAGGGATTGCATGTGGTCTGGTACACCCTGTCGCATGGCCAGGGCATCTTTTACACCCATACGGTTGCTTCTCCCGCTACTGAAAAACATGTAGCGTTTGCCGCCCGTCAGCAGGTCAGCGGTTTCAACATGTCGGCCAAACATGCCCAGATTGCAGCCCTGCCCGATGGAAGGCTGGTAATAGCCTGGGATGAATTTCCACTGCACAGCACTACAGCCCATCAGCGCATAGGCATGCAACTGAGAACGGCCGATGGGAAATGGATAAAAACCTGGTACATTGCCGATCCCGGGTGTGATTTGCAATTCCCGGTTTTATTTCCTTTAGGAGGGGATCGGGTGGCCATTGCATATACCTGTCAACAGGGGCGCCGTTCGATGGTGGTGTGCCGGAGCCTGTTTGTGGGTAAGTAA